GTCCCCATCAAGAGCGTGGAGGGGCACAACATCGGCACCCTGTGCGTCATCGACCAACAGCCGCGCCAGCTCACCGCGGAGCAGGCGGAGATGCTGGCGGCGATCGGCCGTCAGGTGGAGGCCCAGTTGCAGCTGCGGCTGCGGGTGCGCGAGCTGGAGCGGCGCGAGGAGGAGCTGCGCTCGCAGCGCGACACGCTGGCCAGCCTGCAGCGCCAGAAGGACGGGCTGCTCCAACGGGTGATGCGCGACTTCAAGGCGCCCCTGTCCACCATCCTCACCAACGCCACCTTCACGCTCTACCGCCCGCACCTACCCGAGGAGCTGCAGCGCAGCACGCGCGACATCCGCGACGCGGCGGACAATCTTCAGCGCACCGTGTCCAACCTGCTGGACACGAGCGGCGACGAGTCCGCCACCCCCCTCGTCGCGGCCCCCTTCGACGCCCACCTGTTGCTGTCCGAGGTGGCGCGGGACTTCCAGCAACGGCTGGTGAGCTCCCCGCGCCGCTTCATCCAGTGCGTGAAGCTGGCGGAGCCGCTGCTCATCGCGGACCGCGAGCTGCTGCGCCGCACCCTCGCCAATCTGCTGGACAACTCCTTCCAGTACACGGCGCTGGGCAGCAGCAGGATCACGCTCGAGGCCACCAACCCCGAGCCCGGCCTGCTGGAGCTGCGGGTGCGCGACGAGGGCCCCGGCATCCCCCCCTCCGCGCGCGCTCACCTCTTCGAGGCCCACCTGCCCGACGAGAACACCCCCACCTCGGGACGCTCCGAGGGCGGCAACCGGCTCGCGCTCGCCTTCTGCCGCCGCGCGGTGCAGGCCCATGGGGGATGGATCTGGGTGGAGGACAACCACCCCAAGGGCACGGCCTTCTGCATCCGACTGCCGCTGCGCCCCCACGGGCCCCTGTTCTCCGACTCCTGAAAAAGACGACGCCCGAGGGCCATGGGGCTCCCGGGCGTCCGGACGTCACGGTGCGTGCCGGAGGGCTAGTAGGTGCCCTTCATCGTCACGTTGGTGTAGGCGCTGTAGCCGTACGAGCACGCGTACCAGGTCCCCGCGGCCGGGCTGCTGATGGTGCAGCTCTCGCTGTTGCCACTCTTGTACGGGCGGCAGGCGTAGGAGCTGGTGGTGGGCTGCGAGCCCTGCCTCACGTACAGGTCCGCGTCACCCGTGGTGCCCGTCTTGCCCGTCTGGGTGAAGACGACCGAGGTCTTCCCGCTCGGCACGCTCAACGTGAAGCACTTCCACGTGCCCGAGGAGCCCGAGTACGAGGCCGTCTCCACGCCGTTGGTCAGCACGCTGCCATCACCGCCGGAGCCCGAGGAGTACGTGCCCTTGAGGCTCATGCCCGAGGCGTCGGAGTAGCCGAAGATCTTCACGTACCAGGTGCCCGCCTGCGGGTTGGCGATGGTACAGGTCTCCGTGTTGCCTCCCTTGAACGGACGACAGTCGTACACGGTGCTGGACGGCTCGGCACCGAACTTCACGTACATGTCGCCGTCACCCGTGCCACCGCTCAGGTCGAACGTCAGGCTGGTGGAGCCGGCGGGAACGGCCAGCGTGTAGATGCAGCTCCAGACGCCCTCGCTGGCGGAGATGCCCGTCACCGCCACACCGTTGGAGAGCGCCACCTGCGTCGTGCAGGGGGGCGGCGGGGGGATGCCCACGCCCACGGCCGTCCAGG
Above is a window of Cystobacter fuscus DNA encoding:
- a CDS encoding GAF domain-containing sensor histidine kinase translates to MKVAPPHPQEEARLAALDALQILDTLPEAGFDDLTRLASRMCGMPIALVSLVDRSRQWFKSRVGLEAQETPRDIAFCAHAILDERPFVVPDAREDERFHDNPLVTGELHLRFYAGVPIKSVEGHNIGTLCVIDQQPRQLTAEQAEMLAAIGRQVEAQLQLRLRVRELERREEELRSQRDTLASLQRQKDGLLQRVMRDFKAPLSTILTNATFTLYRPHLPEELQRSTRDIRDAADNLQRTVSNLLDTSGDESATPLVAAPFDAHLLLSEVARDFQQRLVSSPRRFIQCVKLAEPLLIADRELLRRTLANLLDNSFQYTALGSSRITLEATNPEPGLLELRVRDEGPGIPPSARAHLFEAHLPDENTPTSGRSEGGNRLALAFCRRAVQAHGGWIWVEDNHPKGTAFCIRLPLRPHGPLFSDS